CGGTGAAGAAGGAAGAACATTAATCGTGTTTTTGTGGGAGACAAGCTAGAGTTTGTGTTACTTGGACTTTAAAAAATCCTGGAAGACGATTCTATACTTGTCACGTAGCTAAGGTAATAATTTGTTTTCATTTAACAATTAATCAATTTTGTTGTTAAAACTGTGGTGGTTTCTAATTATAGGAAGGCCTAGGATGTCATTATTTTTAATGGTTTGAAGAGGAAATATATCCAAGATCTTTGGAAGTGATTACTCACTTAAATAACATGAGGATTTATTTGGAGTAGAAGTTGAAGCTTGTTGAAGATGATTTATCCAAGAGTGTTGAAAAAAGAAGCTTTTGAAGGAAGAAAGAAAGGTGTTGATTGATGCAAGAATTATGTTGGAGGCTGAGAAGCAAAACATGAAAAGACAATTGAAGATTTGTGTGTTGGTAGCTATGTTGGTGGTTGCATTTGTGATGAACATGTAGTAGTTGGTTTATGGCAGTAAATGTGTATGTGTAATGGTGGTTAGGAGTAATTGTTTTGATCAGAATGTGTTGTATGTTTGGCATATATGCAATAAATGAAAAGGTCATAAAGACAAAATTTTGCTACTTGTATTACTTTACAATTTGCCACGacaattataataaattatgacAGATAACAGTTAAGAAAACatgataaaaatataaataaaattgaaCTTGGATGTAAAAGAAAGCATATCCAAAACATAAATAGCATAAATTAGGTCATAAATCTTCAATACCAAATCCAAGGAAGTCTTACAATGTCTTCAACCAACAGAAATAATTAAATTACATCTAAAGCAAATCCAAGGACTTAAAGTCATAAAGTTTAGGCTTAAAATGCAAACTTGATTTCACCCAACTAGGTTAATTGGATCTTCTGGAGTGTTCTTGAACCCACTTAGCCTTTTTAACTCAAGGCTTAGTCTAAATGCATAAGTCCTCTCTGGTGGAGGATGGTTGTTGATCACCTGGACATTGATGTTTTATTGAGCATGTCTGATTGAACTAGTGCTCTGTTCAGCTCTTATAGGTGGTGGTGGTGTACATCTTGGTAGTCTGAAAGGTATCAATCCTGGTGTAGGCATGAACACAGCTTTTGTCCATACAGGACCTCTAAGCGTCTCACTGAAATGAGCATAGTCCTTGTCACTAACATCCCATTCATCTGCACCCTTACCTTTCACCAAATGCATCTTCTTTCTTGGAACTTTCTTAAAGAAAGCAAGGGGCTCATCATCAGCTAGCTGAACTCAATCTGTTCCACCTTCAACCACTGCCTTGGCCTTCTTCTGTTTCATTCTCATTGTTAAAAATGTTTTATCAATTAAATCATCGATGCCTTGACACTTCTCTGCATCCTCCCTTTCTTGGTGATCAGCTTCATCATTTGTATAATCCTGCTCAAACAATCTCCACACATCTCTGTCACCTATCTCACTTTCATCACTATCATCTTTTTCTTTATCCTTTATAGGCAACTTCCCTTTACCTATATATGATGGCTCATTTACCTTTTTAGCACCAGTGTGTGAGCTTTGAGTTTATGGCTCATTAATTTTAATTCCTTTCTGAGGCCTTCTCACAACTAGTTTTTGCCTTTTCTTCACCTTGGCTGACTTGTTCACAGGTTCTGTGGTGCtctcatttcttttcttaattgTCTCTTCATCAGGTGCATCTCCTTGAGCAGCTTCATTTTCACCAGACTTCTTAGTTGGGCATTTAGAGACTCTATGGCCTAGAAGTGTGCAATTACTATAATGCATTACTCTCTTATTGGTGAACCTCTGTATTAAAACACCAGTGGATGTTGTGGCTTGACTTCTGCTACCTCCTTCACACTCCTCTCCCCTCCTCATTTTCTTGGATCTTTCTCTTAGTTTTTTAGGAATATCTGGTGGCAACATTGTTTCATTTTAGTGGAAATCCCAATATTCTTCCCTATTCATTGCTTCAAGTGAAAATTTGTAGGTAGCAAGGTATTTATACTCAGATACATATTCAAATGGTTCTTTCCTACTTTAGTAGATAACATCAATGGCATGATGGCATGGTATGCATGTGAGATCATACATTCTGCAGCCACAAGTTCCATTCTCCAAATCAATTGTTACAGATCTTGTTCCACTCTTCACCTAAAACTTCTTGGCCCCATCCCAAGCAGTAAACCATTTCCTTGATTCTGTGACTAGCAAATCCAATTTCTTCTTAATTCTTGGAATATTTGGAGATTAGTGTTCAACATCTCATTCCTTCTTGTAGTCATCCTTGTGTAGAGTCTGTGTTAACAGATGGGAGGAGCTCATTCACAACATTTTCTAATCCCTTATGCTGATCACTTATTATTGTCAATCCAAAACCATCTTCTAATTCTAAATCATCCCTCATCAAGGTAATGAACCACCTCCAAGAATCTGTATTCTCAGATTCAACAACACCATAACAAATTGGAAACATTTGGTTGTTAGCTAACCACCACAAACTATTTTCAGAAAACGTCCATCTAACCCTATTAATTTTCTACAACCTGCCTTCCAACCACTTTTCAGAGCAAGGTAGCATACATATATCCTCTTGAACTTCACAGGATCCTCTTCATTTAATCTGGTTGTTGAAATTTTTACAGTGTTGCGAGCATTACTAAGAAGCACCTCATGACCAAAATCTCTGACCCTTGAATAATGTTGTTTAAGACTTTCTGCAATTCCTATAAGTGCCATTTTTCTCAACCTAAGAATCTTTATCTTAGGCACTTGAATTTCCAATTCATTTTTTATAGTTTCAGCCATCTCCTTACAACTCCACTGAGGGTTCTTTCTAATCCTATCTCCAAACAAATCACACAAGTATCTAGTTATTTCCATTTTGTTGCTATATGGTTTAGTGCACAAATGTGAGTCAACAAGTATTTTAATTGTGCATGTCTCACTATCTTTGTCCCCACTACACCACATGTAGAAGGAACACTCTCCCTCACAGCATACTTGGCATCTATAACTATCATTAGTTAGAAACTGAACCCCTCTTCTCTCAAGGACACCATATCTCCTCATTGACTCCCTAAATTCAGCCATGTTCACAAATTTCATCCCAACTTCCCATTTTGGAACCTCATCCCTACCTCCAATTTTCCTAAATGCTCTTCTTTTCTTGGGGTTAGGTGGACCTACATACCCAATTTTAGAATTCTCATCCTCACTTGAGGATGACAAAGACCTCGAGTTTTGAGAGTCAAAACTAGAGTCTTCACTGGGAGATTTCTGAGGTATATTCATAACATTATAAAGGCTATCTTTAAACTTCTTAGAATTTGCTCTTATAGCATGCAACTCATCATCACTTTCACATTTATTATCAGGGACTTCAGTATCTTCATTGGATTCTTCATTTTCACTCACATTTTGATACTCAGGATCATCGGGATCATCTGTGTCATCACTAAAACCATCCTCCTCCTTTTCATTATTATCACCAACTGTTTCTAATTCTATAATTTTATCCTCGACATTAGCAATCCTATTACTTTATTTTGGGGTATGTGGAACATCGACTAACTCAAGGTCGAAATGATCAACATAAAGGTCTATCATACTATAGGGCTTAGATAATGCTACCAAATCTATGACATATATATCATCATAAATTAATCTAGTCCCATCTTTAAAATTGTGACCATCACACTTAAAATATACCAGAGCATTCACATCATATTCATATTTTACAATAAAATCTTCAATATCCCGAAACGATAACAAATCACTATCAAAATCTTTAATAACTTCAGTTCTACCCCCAACATAAGTGACAAAAGGAGGTGTGAAAACACAAAATAACACATAAATATACAACTATATACATATAAAATCAATTACACACATACATACATCTCAAGAAATACATGGGTTCATATATTAAACAACGCGGACATACCTTTTGTTGCAGAGATTGATGATGTCGGTTGCTAATCGAACTCCTAAACGCCCTCAATCGACCAATTTTATTAATGATCTTGCCTTCAATCACCGATTTTATGGTTAGGGTTTTTTCCCCAATTCTCCAATTGCACCCTAATTGCTCTCCATTTGTTTTAGACCGTTTATATTTCGTTTTTCCTATTATAATTCACTCCTGCTTAGTTCGAGTACACGTTAACCGCCACCTGTTGCCATGTCACTCCACGTTTAACTTCCGTTACGAGTATAAAGTCTCCCGTCATGTCAACAACGAAGACTAACGGGGCTATCATTACTGTCAACTATATGAGTGTATTTTCTGATATGTGCCCTTCAGTTGAGTGGCCATATTGAGATTTAACCCAATCAGCATAAGAACACCTGAGCTTCAAGCTCATTTGGAATTGTTTCAAATTATAGCAGATTCACACCAGATTCTTCCACAATATGTACCCT
The sequence above is drawn from the Apium graveolens cultivar Ventura chromosome 2, ASM990537v1, whole genome shotgun sequence genome and encodes:
- the LOC141706481 gene encoding uncharacterized protein LOC141706481, with protein sequence MLWIANVEDKIIELETVGDNNEKEEDGFSDDTDDPDDPEYQNVSENEESNEDTEVPDNKCESDDELHAIRANSKKFKDSLYNVMNIPQKSPSEDSSFDSQNSRSLSSSSEDENSKIGYVGPPNPKKRRAFRKIGGRDEVPKWEVGMKFVNMAEFRESMRRYGVLERRGVQFLTNDSYRCQVCCEGECSFYMWCSGDKDSETCTIKILVDSHLCTKPYSNKMEITRYLCDLFGDRIRKNPQWSCKEMAETIKNELEIQVPKIKILRLRKMALIGIAESLKQHYSRVRDFGHEVLLSNARNTVKISTTRLNEEDPVKFKRIYVCYLALKSGWKAGCRKLIGLDGRFLKIVCGG